Within the Musa acuminata AAA Group cultivar baxijiao chromosome BXJ2-9, Cavendish_Baxijiao_AAA, whole genome shotgun sequence genome, the region TAAGAAGTCAGAACCTACCACCAGTAGCACTGACAAGGGCTCTAAGGACTTGGTGAGATTTCCTATTATAATCTGACAGATGGAACAATTTGCTAAGCTGTATAGCAGGTAGACATTAATCTCTGTTTGGTGAAGAAGATTGGTCACCAGACAATATATCCATTAAAAACAACTACTTGACGCAATTGCAGGGAGAAAATGGTTTGATTCCATGATCAATGTCACATCAAGTTGAGGATAGTCTTTCAGTAGAACTTGAGCTAATCATCCTAAACTTATCTGGTAGGTTCTTAGCAACAAGCAACCAATGTGGCATCATAGTTTGGTACTGCGATTCCAAGGAACAAGTGCAGAAAGAGAGAGTCGTTCTGAGGCATTCCTATCATGGAAAGGCTCCTTTCTAAGAGCTGGGAAGAATCAAAGAAGACATGGCACATAGCAGGCCCTGCAATACTTGGATCAGTCTTCCAGTTCTCCATTAGCTTCGTCACTGCCGCCTTCGCCGGCCATCTTGGCGCCGTTGCGCTTGCTGCGGTCTCCGTCGCTCAGAACGTCATCGAAGGCTTCGCTTTTGGGATACTGGTAATCGTGTTCTTCCCCAGATGAGTCGTCGGATCACGCGAACTACCTCCATTACCTTCTTCTTCATCTGTAGTTGGGCATGGGGAGTGCACTGGAGACTCTCTGCGGCCAAGCTGTGGGTGCCGGGCAATTCCACATACTAGGAATCTACCTGCAGAGATCGTGGGTCATCACCTTGGCGACGGCCACTGTCCTAACTCCACTCTACGTGTTCACAGCGCCGATCTTGAAGCTCTTGCGGCAGCCGACCGACATCTCGGAAGTAGCAGGCGAATTCTGCGTCTGGGTGATCCCACAGTTGTTTGCTTACGCTGTGAACTTCCCGCTGCAGAAGTTCTTCCAGTCTCAGAGGAAGGTTTGGGTGATAACTGAGATTGCTGGTGCGGTGCTCGGCCTTCACATCCTTCTGAACTGGGTTTTCGTGGTGAGACTTGGCTATGGATTGGCAGCAGCAGCCATCATCGGGAACGTTTCGTGGTGGCTTATTAATCTGGCTCAGATGGTCTATCTGTTCTCCGGTCGCTTTCGAGATTCATGGACGGGGTTCTCTCTGCTGGCCTTCCAAAACCTGTCTGCTTTCTTCAAGCTGTCGCTCGCGTCAGCTGTAATGCTATGGTTGGTGCTCTGCTGCAACTTCCTTCAGATTTCTTCGGATGTGTTGACTCATCTGTTGTGCGATTGCAGCTTGGAGCTCTGGTATTACACTGCAGTGATCATCCTCGTGGGCTACCTGAAGAATCCAGATGTGGCGGTTGCTGCCATTTCCATCTGGTTAGCTGTTCTTCCTTCGTGTCCATGATTCATTCTTGAGTTCCGCACAGTAACATGATCTGATCCGATTGACAGCATGAACTACCAAATCTGGACATTGATGATTACTCTGGGATTCTATATTGCAGTCAGGTAGCAATCCATCTCCAACCTCTTAATCTCACCAAGCAAATGGTTCGCTAACAAGCTGAATTCTCTTGTTTCTTGCATCAGCGTTCGAGTATCGAATGAACTTGGAGCGAATCGACCCAAAGCAGCAAAATTCTCTGTGGTCGTTGTTCTAACCACATCAGTGTTGATAGGCACAGTTTTCATGGCCATGGCTCTCATCTTCAGGAAGAAACTGCCGGAATTCTTCACAGACGTACCAGAAGTGATCAACGAAGCATCAAAATTGGGGTATTTTCTCGGTGCCATAATTCTTCTGAACAGCATTCAACCTGTTCTCTCAGGTATTCTTCTCTGTGCCATATCGAAAACCCGAatcacatctaaccatatcatttTAAATGATTCTCTATCAAGTTCaaatattttctttcctttctcttcGACTACTTTTTCTCTCCTCGACAATATTGCAGGAGTGGCAATAGGAGCAGGTTGGCAAACCTCGGTCGCATTCATAAACTGTGCATGCTACTACCTCTTAGGATTGCCTGTTGGAGCTGTTCTTGGATTCGAGCTCAAGCTCGATGAACTGGTGAGCCACTAAAAGGAGGTGTTCATTGTATCGATCAGATGATGATACGGCTGGTGAACACATCTTGCAGGGCATTTGGATCGGGATGCTAATTGGAACGTTGGTGCAGACCTCTGTTCTACTGCTGATTATGTTCAGAACTAAATGGCAGAAAGAGGTAATGAGTGTAACACATCGAAAGTTTAGCCCCTTTTTTTCTCgaagattttgttttatttttctttatttcgtCTTTGATCGACAGGCCGCGAAAGCAGAAGAGCGCGTAAGAGAATGGGAAGGAAGAGTTGAGCTTCAATCCATCTCACGAAGTTGAGAACTGCTTCATGTAGCGTGCATTATGACAAACTACAGCAATTTGGACAAATCATTACCTCATTGTTCTCTATTCTTAGCAGAAAACACATGTAATCATCAATTAGATCACTTCCAGATTCTGAAACCTTCTATTttttcaggaaaaaaaaagaagaggaatgaGATCTACAAAAAGTTATAAGTTTAACTAAGTTTACAGTATTCAAATTTTTATTTCTAGTATTATCTATTAAGGTTTTTCCCTATCTTTTCTCTCCTCGTActattaacattaattatttttattcttttttactaTCGTATCGATAGTTCTACCGAGCATATGTTTATATCATATTAAATAATTCTCTCTCGTCTAATTCTCTAATGAAGCTTTACATAATTATTCGTAACGTGGGAAAAGAAATCACGATCCACGAGCGTGATCATCTTCGATTTCGCTTTCGTGGCAAGTCGAGCCGCAACCCGACGGCTCTGATTCCACCACGCCGTCGCTTCGAGTTAGCACTGTCTTGTCCATCTCGATATTCTCataacaataatataattttttaattatctaaTACTTAAAATCATAGAGCATTACtttgtttttattatataagtAAGTCACTTGATATTTGAATTATTGAATTCGTTAGGAGTGAGCCTAAAATATCTTCTAAGTCTAAACCTAACTAATTTACTGGTTATATAAACTTTGACTACAGTAAATGTTGAAAAACAAAACTGTGGCATcaaaagaacaaatacaaaaataataataaattataatacaaCTCCAAAAATACTTAATAGGCATAAGATTTGGGTGGCATCATTTGACTACATCCATAAGGAAAAATTCAAATTATTTTACTATGAAGAGCAATAATAAAAAGAAAGCCCTCTTAAGCAAATCCAAACTTTAATCCAAGCTTAAGCCCTTTTTTACATATtgtcacataattcttgaaaaaaaaaaaaatttctttgtttGAAAATTTTCTGTCCTCTAATCACTCTATTTTCAATGAAGGAATCCAAGAAATACTAACAGTAAGTCGGTTGCCTTATCATGTTGTATCACCTTCTCTTGAAAGCAGCTAAGCTACGTACTGTGTAGGCCAGTCCAAAAGTTACACAGCACATCGAACAAACACTTGGCGTGCAAGAGGGACCGACAAAGTACACAGAGCTAAGCAATTCTCCCACGAAGCTCCCTCGAACTTTCATGGCGTACCGGCTCTCGACGTAATCCCTCTTGCACCGCAACTTCCATGCAATTTACGACCCTCAGCTTCGTGTGCATATATATAGCATCGCTTAATCCACAGACGATGGCCATGGCAACCATGTCTTCTAAGCTATCCAAATCCCTCTCTCCTAAGCGATCCAAGCTTAGTCTGCCGCTCTGTTGCAGCCAGGCTGATGCCGCTGCCCCCGTGGCCTCGCCTCCCCCCTCCTCCCCACGCAGGGATCGCGTCGATGAGCTCCTCCAAGTCTTCCGCCACATCGATCAAGATCGGGATGGGAAGATCTCCGGCGTGGAGTTGCTCGGTTTCTTCGGCTCCATAGGCGAGGAGATGCCGAtggaggaggcggaggcggcgatCGCCTTGCTCGACTCCGACGGCGATCGGCTTCTGGACTTTGGGGACTTCCTGAGGATgatggagagggaggaggaggatgacctGAGGCGGGCGTTCGAGATGTTCGAGGTGGTGAAGGGGTCGGGGAGGATCACGCCGAAGGGGCTGCAGAGAATGATGAGCCGGCTCGGCGAGGAGAGGTCGGTCGAGGACTGCAAGGCCATGATACGGGCTTACGACCTCGACGGAGATGGCGAACTTGACTTCCATGAGTTCCACCAGATGATGAGTTAGAGTGTATATATATCTACTCATCATCTAcgtagcttaaagccttgtaaatTAGGCTATACTATATGAATAACAATGGATCCTCGCACTATATCTAAGTTTTAATATGGCAGAAAATATTGTCATATttatgtgtgtgcgtgtgtgtgtgaggATAATTAAGGATGCTGGTAATTGATaacaattttgatttttttttctgtgaatATAGATTAAGGGTGTATAACCATGTGATTCATATAAATCTTAtatcaaaattttttatatatttttattattaatctcttgattttatttttttgcttctttccctTTTTCCAATATTGTTCAGATTAATAAAGCAAGGTGAGATTAAAAACTAAAACAGTTGGGTGAAAATGATAAAAACAGTCAGTAATACAGTGAAAAAaaactaaattatatatattattttataaaatagctTAAGTGTACAAAATATGATGGATAGTGATAGGGAATACACTCTCAACCAATCGTAATTTAATATGTAACCATCACATAGAGAGTAAAAAGAAAAGATGAAGGACACTTTCCACCTATCCACTCATGTCGACAAGAGTCTATGGCAAATGATTATGGGTTGTCCTCTTATTTTATCGCCCACATGGACAAATAAGTCAAGAAAAAACTAGAATATCCCATGGAATATTCTACGCCCTTTAGGACCAAGCACAAAAGCCCATCTTAAGTAGGGGGAAAAGGGGCATACCTTTTTGACTACTCGCAAATGCACTCGTACACATTGAGTTATTAACTAGAGCGTCcaagggatcaaataggaaaaTCTCTTCCAACCTTGGTCTTAATTGGAAGTCGCACCTCAGGAGTTAGACGTTTTCACCTTAGATAACCCTATGTATATGAGCCTGGACCACATCGAGCTAACCAAGATGTCAACAATattttttcttatcattttttaAGTTAGAAGTAGAGCCCAATGTCACAGAAACACTCATCCATTGACACAATATTTTCATTCAAGGATGATAGTGTTGATttctatattttgataatgaaatcaattgatgagtttataaacTAATAAGGATTTGAGTTAAGTGACGCAagagaaacttcgatcatggacttgAACCATCGAAAGATACATTGTTGAAGTAAGAGAATCATACGTTTGGCCGGAAAGCATCATGtcagagattggacgtcgagctagaggattggtcgacgtatcgaaggatgaactttgtgccatgagttcaagcatcaaGCCAGAAGGATTGGATATtattctagaagatcagatgctgTAAGAGGTCTATATGTCGAGCAATACGTCAAAGAAAAAGACAATACGTTAGAGGTTAGGACGAAGTGTTGGATGAGCAAATGTCATGCCAGACAATGTACTGAAAACTTCATAAGTGGTTATATATTGATCGGAGTggcttagagtctaattgagttggttctgGGCTGTAACTATGTCAACTTAATTAGAAATCCATTAGGCTTGAACCAGTACTGAATTGAGCATATTAAAAGACTAATTTAATTACCTGGGGTTGGGCTAGGCAATGGCACTACTTGTGAGCTGGAAAGTACGGATTATGCTTTTCTGAAAATCCCAATGGTAGTACCACCAATGtcagcggtagtatcgcccaagcaggcgatggtatcgccaaagCCTAGGTTCCCAAGCTCTATACGGTGGTAGCATCGCCTAGCGTAGGCTTGAAAAAcctgagatttaaatttttgactctatttttgaagccatttggggtttataaataccctactcatgCTTGCTTAGTAAAGCATGAaactttatgatttgaaatgtgtaaactcttttgaaaagtgtttagtctcttcctccttgagttgAAAGATTAttttaagggaggtgtgaggttttcttataaaagagatgtgtgaaggttctctcctaagcctataaaAATGAAAAGAGTTACAACAAGGGTAGTTAATCCTCGCCTATTGAAAAAAaaatcggtagtgaaagccgatggcctcgaggaaagag harbors:
- the LOC103999108 gene encoding protein DETOXIFICATION 29, whose protein sequence is MERLLSKSWEESKKTWHIAGPAILGSVFQFSISFVTAAFAGHLGAVALAAVSVAQNVIEGFAFGILLGMGSALETLCGQAVGAGQFHILGIYLQRSWVITLATATVLTPLYVFTAPILKLLRQPTDISEVAGEFCVWVIPQLFAYAVNFPLQKFFQSQRKVWVITEIAGAVLGLHILLNWVFVVRLGYGLAAAAIIGNVSWWLINLAQMVYLFSGRFRDSWTGFSLLAFQNLSAFFKLSLASAVMLCLELWYYTAVIILVGYLKNPDVAVAAISICMNYQIWTLMITLGFYIAVSVRVSNELGANRPKAAKFSVVVVLTTSVLIGTVFMAMALIFRKKLPEFFTDVPEVINEASKLGYFLGAIILLNSIQPVLSGVAIGAGWQTSVAFINCACYYLLGLPVGAVLGFELKLDELGIWIGMLIGTLVQTSVLLLIMFRTKWQKEAAKAEERVREWEGRVELQSISRS
- the LOC103999109 gene encoding putative calcium-binding protein CML19, whose product is MQFTTLSFVCIYIASLNPQTMAMATMSSKLSKSLSPKRSKLSLPLCCSQADAAAPVASPPPSSPRRDRVDELLQVFRHIDQDRDGKISGVELLGFFGSIGEEMPMEEAEAAIALLDSDGDRLLDFGDFLRMMEREEEDDLRRAFEMFEVVKGSGRITPKGLQRMMSRLGEERSVEDCKAMIRAYDLDGDGELDFHEFHQMMS